The Streptomyces avermitilis MA-4680 = NBRC 14893 genome contains a region encoding:
- a CDS encoding 6-phosphofructokinase has translation MRVGVLTGGGDCPGLNAVIRGVVRKGVQEYGYDFVGFRDGWRGPLEGDAVRLDIPAVRGILPRGGTILGSSRTNPLKLDDGIRRIKENLAKQEVDALIAIGGEDTLGVAARLTDEYGVPVVGVPKTIDNDLSATDYTFGFDTAVGIATEAIDRLHTTAESHMRVLVCEVMGRHAGWIAIHSGLAGGANVILIPEQRFDVDQVCAYVTSRFKASYAPIVVVAEGAMPKDGQMVLKDESLDSFGHVRLSGVGEWLAKEIEKRTGKEARTTVLGHVQRGGTPSAFDRWLATRFGLHAIEAVRDGDFGKMVALRGTDIVRVPIAEATAKLKTVDPKLYEEVGVFFG, from the coding sequence ATGCGGGTCGGAGTACTGACCGGAGGCGGCGACTGCCCCGGGCTCAACGCCGTCATCCGGGGCGTCGTCCGTAAGGGCGTGCAGGAGTACGGCTACGACTTCGTCGGCTTCCGGGACGGCTGGCGGGGACCACTCGAAGGCGACGCCGTACGGCTCGACATCCCCGCGGTGCGCGGCATCCTGCCCCGCGGCGGCACGATCCTCGGCTCCTCGCGCACCAACCCCCTCAAGCTCGACGACGGCATCCGCCGGATCAAGGAGAACCTCGCCAAGCAGGAGGTCGACGCGCTCATCGCGATCGGCGGCGAGGACACGCTCGGCGTCGCCGCACGCCTCACCGACGAGTACGGCGTGCCCGTCGTCGGCGTCCCGAAGACCATCGACAACGACCTGTCGGCCACCGACTACACGTTCGGCTTCGACACGGCCGTCGGCATCGCGACCGAGGCCATCGACCGCCTCCACACCACCGCCGAGTCCCACATGCGCGTCCTCGTCTGCGAGGTGATGGGCCGGCACGCGGGCTGGATCGCCATCCACTCGGGCCTGGCCGGCGGCGCCAACGTCATCCTCATCCCCGAGCAGCGCTTCGACGTCGACCAGGTGTGCGCCTATGTGACCTCGCGGTTCAAGGCCTCGTACGCGCCGATCGTGGTCGTCGCCGAGGGCGCGATGCCCAAGGACGGCCAGATGGTCCTCAAGGACGAGTCCCTCGACTCCTTCGGCCACGTGCGCCTCTCCGGGGTCGGCGAGTGGCTGGCCAAGGAGATCGAGAAGCGCACCGGCAAGGAGGCCCGCACCACGGTCCTCGGGCATGTGCAGCGCGGCGGCACGCCGAGCGCGTTCGACCGCTGGCTCGCCACCCGCTTCGGCCTGCACGCCATCGAGGCCGTCCGCGACGGCGACTTCGGCAAGATGGTCGCCCTGCGCGGCACGGACATCGTCCGTGTCCCGATCGCGGAGGCCACGGCGAAGCTGAAGACGGTCGATCCGAAGCTGTACGAGGAGGTCGGGGTCTTCTTCGGCTGA
- the macS gene encoding MacS family sensor histidine kinase, producing the protein MAKRVRVMSMSVEQPLWRALTGYRVLTMLYAVGLFATAYGTFDRPWVAVAYYAVLCGWTLATLPKVANAASCTKRFLAADLTIALVGILLTPLADAHERIVAGGPTLPSIWTAGSVLAFAVKGGWRWAAFASTAVAVANVFERQAPARDTVHNVILVWVASIAIGYVVEVARASERTLARALEIEAATRERERLARDIHDSVLQVLAMVQRRGAVLGGEAAELGRMAGEQEVALRTLVAGGLLPASRVSEDESQGAVVRAVEEPDEEGPLDLRALLVPYATAKVTFSEPGAPVRLAHAAAKELAAAVGAALDNVRKHAGDSARAWILVEDEPDAVIVTVRDDGPGIPAGRLAQAEGEGRLGVAQSIRGRLRDIGGTAELISVPGQGTEVELKVPKDPGHPKAARGKAERG; encoded by the coding sequence ATGGCCAAGCGGGTCAGAGTCATGAGTATGTCGGTCGAGCAGCCGCTGTGGCGTGCGCTGACCGGATACCGCGTGCTCACGATGTTGTACGCCGTCGGGCTCTTCGCGACCGCGTACGGCACGTTCGACCGTCCGTGGGTCGCCGTCGCCTACTACGCCGTGCTGTGCGGCTGGACCCTGGCGACCCTCCCCAAGGTCGCGAACGCGGCGAGCTGCACCAAGCGGTTCCTGGCCGCCGACCTCACCATCGCGCTCGTCGGCATCCTCCTCACGCCGCTCGCCGACGCGCACGAGCGGATCGTCGCGGGCGGGCCGACGCTGCCGTCGATATGGACCGCGGGGTCCGTCCTGGCGTTCGCGGTCAAGGGCGGCTGGCGCTGGGCGGCCTTCGCCTCGACGGCGGTCGCCGTCGCCAACGTCTTCGAGCGCCAGGCCCCCGCCCGGGACACCGTGCACAACGTGATCCTCGTGTGGGTCGCCTCCATCGCGATCGGCTACGTCGTCGAAGTCGCCCGCGCCTCCGAGCGCACCCTCGCGCGCGCCCTGGAGATCGAGGCCGCGACCCGCGAGCGGGAGCGGCTCGCCCGAGACATCCACGACAGTGTTCTTCAGGTCCTCGCGATGGTGCAGCGCCGCGGTGCCGTGCTCGGCGGCGAGGCCGCGGAGCTGGGCCGGATGGCCGGCGAGCAGGAGGTGGCCCTGCGCACCCTGGTCGCCGGCGGTTTACTGCCGGCGTCGCGGGTGTCGGAGGACGAGTCCCAGGGCGCGGTCGTCCGCGCGGTGGAGGAGCCCGACGAGGAGGGCCCGCTCGATCTGCGCGCGCTCCTCGTGCCGTACGCCACCGCGAAGGTCACCTTCTCGGAGCCCGGCGCCCCGGTGCGGCTGGCCCACGCCGCCGCGAAGGAGCTGGCAGCGGCGGTCGGCGCCGCCCTGGACAACGTCCGCAAGCACGCGGGGGACAGCGCCCGCGCCTGGATCCTGGTCGAGGACGAGCCGGACGCGGTGATCGTGACGGTGCGCGACGACGGCCCGGGCATCCCGGCGGGGCGGCTCGCCCAGGCCGAGGGTGAGGGGCGGCTCGGCGTGGCCCAGTCGATCCGTGGCAGGCTGCGCGACATCGGCGGCACGGCCGAGCTGATCTCGGTCCCGGGCCAGGGCACCGAGGTCGAACTGAAGGTACCGAAGGACCCGGGGCACCCGAAGGCTGCACGGGGGAAGGCGGAGCGAGGATGA
- a CDS encoding response regulator: MSEQQGPIKVMVVDDHPMWRDAVARDLAESGFDVVATAGDGEQAVRRARAAAPDVLVLDLNLPAKPGVQVCKELVGANPALRVLVLSASGEHADVLEAVKSGATGYLLKSASTEELTDAVRRTAVGDPVFTPGLAGLVLGEYRRLASEPAPATGAGEPRAPQLTDRETEVLRLVAKGLSYKQIAERLVISHRTVQNHVQNTLGKLQLHNRVELVRYAIERGLDEA, encoded by the coding sequence ATGAGCGAGCAGCAGGGCCCGATCAAGGTCATGGTGGTCGACGACCACCCGATGTGGCGCGACGCGGTCGCCCGCGACCTGGCCGAGTCCGGCTTCGACGTGGTCGCCACGGCGGGCGACGGCGAGCAGGCGGTGCGCCGGGCGAGGGCCGCCGCGCCCGACGTCCTCGTCCTGGACCTGAACCTGCCCGCCAAGCCGGGCGTCCAGGTCTGCAAGGAGCTGGTCGGCGCCAACCCGGCGCTGCGCGTCCTCGTCCTGTCCGCCAGCGGTGAGCACGCCGACGTCCTGGAGGCGGTGAAGTCCGGCGCCACGGGATATCTGCTCAAGTCGGCGTCCACGGAGGAGCTGACCGACGCCGTGCGCCGCACGGCCGTCGGCGACCCCGTCTTCACGCCCGGACTCGCGGGCCTGGTCCTCGGCGAGTACCGCCGCCTGGCCTCCGAGCCCGCCCCGGCCACCGGCGCCGGCGAGCCCAGGGCCCCGCAGCTCACCGACCGCGAGACCGAGGTGCTGCGGCTGGTCGCCAAGGGCCTGAGCTACAAGCAGATCGCCGAACGCCTGGTCATCTCGCACCGCACCGTCCAGAACCATGTGCAGAACACCCTGGGCAAGCTCCAGCTGCACAACAGGGTGGAGCTCGTGCGGTACGCGATAGAGCGGGGCCTGGACGAGGCGTAA
- a CDS encoding lysophospholipid acyltransferase family protein — protein sequence MKFSIGGPLKLAFRPWVEGLENIPAEGPAILASNHLSFSDSFFLPAVLDRKVTFIAKAEYFTTPGIKGRMTAAFFKGVGQLPVDRSGARGAGEAAIKSGIEVIERGELFGIYPEGTRSPDGRLYRGKPGGLARVALATGAPVIPVAMIDTEKIQPPGKVMPKLMRPGIRIGKPLDFGRYSGMEHDRFVLRAVTDEVIYEIMKLSGQEYVDMYATAAKRQIADAAKAEKQAQKDAEKQAQKELEARQALEKERSGS from the coding sequence ATGAAGTTTTCCATCGGGGGGCCACTGAAGCTTGCCTTCAGGCCCTGGGTGGAAGGCCTCGAGAACATTCCCGCCGAGGGACCCGCCATCCTGGCGAGCAATCACCTGTCGTTCTCGGACTCGTTCTTCCTGCCCGCGGTCCTCGACCGCAAGGTGACCTTCATCGCGAAGGCCGAGTACTTCACGACTCCCGGCATCAAGGGGCGTATGACGGCCGCCTTCTTCAAGGGCGTCGGTCAGCTGCCGGTGGACCGCTCCGGCGCGCGCGGCGCGGGCGAGGCGGCCATCAAGAGCGGCATCGAAGTCATCGAGCGGGGTGAGCTGTTCGGTATCTACCCGGAGGGCACGCGCTCGCCCGACGGCCGGCTGTACCGCGGCAAGCCCGGCGGTCTCGCGCGCGTGGCACTCGCCACCGGCGCGCCCGTCATCCCGGTCGCCATGATCGACACCGAGAAGATCCAGCCGCCCGGGAAGGTGATGCCCAAGCTGATGCGCCCGGGCATCCGCATCGGCAAGCCGCTGGACTTCGGCCGCTACAGCGGCATGGAGCACGACCGCTTCGTGCTGCGCGCGGTGACCGACGAGGTCATCTACGAGATCATGAAGCTCTCCGGCCAGGAGTACGTCGACATGTACGCCACGGCCGCGAAGCGGCAGATCGCGGACGCGGCGAAGGCCGAGAAGCAGGCCCAGAAGGACGCCGAAAAGCAGGCGCAGAAGGAACTCGAGGCCCGGCAGGCCCTGGAGAAGGAACGGTCCGGCTCCTAG